A genome region from Camarhynchus parvulus chromosome 15, STF_HiC, whole genome shotgun sequence includes the following:
- the TCHP gene encoding trichoplein keratin filament-binding protein: MSLWLRRGRGPERWAAERRELQERSRQQWESTSRAFARAAAACSLQARWSEPRVPPPSAAAARRDAEEAAARLERRRERLRRLLGEEREALAAELRERRRSGMRSQQLRDGPGECGRKFTEPPLQERWNKNNAELPEAESELHRKHMKEAWGDQLTQQTTEEAAKHGEKKRYENEYKTTRGEVLERRSQEEEKPQLEETLLQQIEELKLQETKATKLKKEQENLLKQQWELENLEEERKQMEEQRRKKELGRFLKHQCDVQLRRRVQQVQEELETDRQILSTLLEKEEEDQSWQSPRRGRAVADVAWMKKVIEEQLQLEKEREAELETIFREEARKMWEKREEEWEREKVARDRLMSEVLAGRQRQIQEKMELNRRAQEESIKYREQLIKELEEAKEVTRQEKEQEEEQQRAHRRELQAQGTEHSLGEEQQQQEGSARQHLEELEQQEAKQGWHSRVKSQQGHPGTGVTPTHKPIIESDTIIVSDLSTVTQEQLGPEE, translated from the exons ATGTCGCTGTggctgcggcggggccgcggcccgGAGCGCTGGGCGGCCGAGCGGCGGGAGCTGCAGGAGCGCAGCCGGCAGCAGTGGGAGAGCACCAGCCGCGCCTtcgcccgcgccgccgccgcctgcTCCCTGCAGGCGCGGTGGAGCGAGCCCCGCGTCCCCCCGCCCAG cgcggcggcggcgcggcgggacgcggaggaggcggcggcgcggctggagcggcggcgggagcggctgcGGCGGCTGCTGGGCGAGGAGCGGGAGGCGCTGGCGGCGGAgctgcgggagcggcggcggagcgggatGCGGAGCCAGCAGCTGCGGGACGGCCCCGGAGAGTGCGGGAGGAAG TTTACTGAGCCGCCGCTGCAGGAGCGCTGGAACAAAAACAACGCAGAGCTCCCAGAG GCAGAGTCTGAGCTGCACAGGAAGCACATGAAGGAGGCTTGGGGTGATCAGCTAACACAACAAACCACG gaagaggCGGCCAAACATGGAGAGAAGAAACGTTATGAAAACGAGTACAAAACAACACGAGGAGAAGTGCTGGAAAGAAGGAGCCAAGAGGAAGAGAAGCCTCAGCTGGAGGAGACCTTGCTTCAGCAGATAGAAGAACTGAAACTGCAGGAGACAAAG gcaacaaagctgaaaaaggaaCAAGAGAATTTATtaaagcagcagtgggagctggagaatttggaagaagaaaggaaacaaatggaAGAGCAACGGAGGAAGAAAGAGCTCGG tcGCTTTTTGAAGCATCAGTGTGATGTCCAGTTAAGGAGACGAGTGCAGCAGGTACAGGAGGAGCTG GAGACAGACAGGCAAATCTTATCAACCCTCCTggagaaagaagaggaggatcagagctggcagagcccgCGGCGGGGACGGGCGGTGGCAGACGTGGCCTGGATGAAGAAAGTCATTGaggaacagctccagctggaaaaggagagggaagcagagcttgAGACTATCTTCAG ggaagaagcaagaaaaatgtgggagaaaagggaagaagaatgggaaagagagaaggtgGCCAGAGATCGCCTGATGAGTGAG GTCCTTGCAGGCAGGCAGCGCCAGATCCAAGAGAAGATGGAACTAAACAGGAGGGCCCAAGAAGAATCCATTAAATATCGAGAGCAGCTGATCAAAGAACTCGAGGAGGCCAAGGAAGTGACTCgtcaggagaaggagcaggaggaggagcagcagagagcccacaggagggagctgcaggcacag GGCACTGAGCACAGcttgggagaggagcagcagcagcaggagggatcAGCCCGGCAgcacctggaggagctggagcagcaggaggccaagcagggctggcacagcagggtaAAGTCACAGCAGGgtcaccctggcacaggggtcACCCCCACACACAAGCCCATCATAGAGAGTGACACCATCATTGTGTCTGATCT TTCTACAGTTACCCAAGAGCAGCTTGGACCTGAGGAATGA
- the GLTP gene encoding glycolipid transfer protein, protein MALLLEHEFKPLPADKQIETLPFLEAVAHLPPFFDCLGTPIVYSPVKADLTGNIKKIRAVYDSNPAKFKTLQNILEVEKELHGSAWPKTGATLALMWLKRGLKFILVLLQSISDGERDEEHPNLIRVNALKAYEIALKKYHGWMLQKLFTGSVYALPYKSDLLKALEKGKEVKEEESIEKIHQFLTRVTPILDAIYEMYTKMNAELSYKA, encoded by the exons ATGGCGCTGCTGCTGGAACACGAGTTCAAGCCGCTGCCGGCTGATAAGCAGATCGAGACTTTGCCCTTCCTGGAGGCCGTGGCGCACCTGCCGCCGTTCTTCG ATTGCCTGGGGACTCCCATTGTCTACTCGCCGGTCAAAGCAGACCTGACTGGAAATATCAAG AAAATCCGGGCGGTTTATGACTCCAACCCTGCCAAGTTCAAAACTCTGCAGAACATCCTGGaggtggagaaggagctgcacGGCTCGGCCTGGCCCAAGACAGGCGCGACGCTGGCGCTGATGTGGTTAAAAAG ggGTCTGAAATTCATTCTGGTGTTGCTGCAGAGCATCTCTGACGGGGAGAGAGATGAGGAGCATCCCAACCTCATCCGAGTGAACGCCTTGAAGGCTTACGAGATCGCGCTGAAGAAATACCACGGCTGGATGCTGCAGAAGCTCTTCACG GGCTCGGTCTATGCTCTTCCCTACAAATCCGATTTGCTGAAGGCGTTGGAGAAGGGTAAAGAAGTCAAGGAAGAGGAAAGCATAGAAAAAATCCACCAGTTTCTCACCAGGGTCACTCCAATCCTGGATGCAATTTATGAGATGTACACGAAGATGAACGCTGAGCTGAGCTACAAAGCCTAA